The following proteins come from a genomic window of Rattus norvegicus strain BN/NHsdMcwi chromosome 8, GRCr8, whole genome shotgun sequence:
- the Wdr48 gene encoding WD repeat-containing protein 48 has translation MAAHHRQNTAGRRKVQVSYVIRDEVEKYNRNGVNALQLDPALNRLFTAGRDSIIRIWSVNQHKQDPYIASMEHHTDWVNDVVLCCNGKTLISASSDTTVKVWNAHKGFCMSTLRTHKDYVKALAYAKDKELVASAGLDRQIFLWDVNTLTALTASNNTVTTSSLSGNKDSIYSLAMNQLGTIIVSGSTEKVLRVWDPRTCAKLMKLKGHTDNVKALLLHRDGTQCLSGSSDGTIRLWSLGQQRCIATYRVHDEGVWALQVNDAFTHVYSGGRDRKIYCTDLRNPDIRVLICEEKAPVLKMELDRSADPPPAIWVATTKSTVNKWTLKGIHNFRASGDYDNDCTNPITPLCTQPDQVIKGGASIIQCHILNDKRHILTKDTNNNVAYWDVLKACKVEDLGKVDFEDEIKKRFKMVYVPNWFSVDLKTGMLTITLDESDCFAAWVSAKDAGFSSPDGSDPKLNLGGLLLQALLEYWPRTHVTPMDEEENEVNHVSGEQESRVQKGNGYFQVPPHTPVIFGEAGGRTLFRLLCRDSGGETEAMLLNETVPQWVIDITVDKNMPKFNKIPFYLQPHASSGAKTLKKDRLSASDMLQVRKVMEHVYEKIINLDNESQTTSSSNNEKPEQEKEEDIAVLAEEKIELLCQDQVLDPNMDLRTVKHFIWKSGGDLTLHYRQKST, from the exons GTTTCCTATGTAATTCGAGATGAAGTGGAGAAGTACAATCGGAACGGAGTCAATGCCCTGCAACTGGACCCAGCACTCAACAGACTCTTCACAGCAGGTCGAGACTCCATCATAAGAATATGGAGTGTCAATCAGCACAAG CAAGATCCATACATAGCATCTATGGAGCACCACACAGACTGGGTGAACGATGTTGTACTCTGTTGCAATGGGAAAACAC TAATATCTGcttcttcagacacaacagtaaaaGTCTGGAATGCACATAAAGGGTTCTGCATGTCCACCCTCAGGACGCATAAG GACTATGTCAAGGCCTTGGCGTATGCCAAGGATAAAGAGCTGGTAGCATCGGCTGGGCTGGACAGACAGATATTCCTTTGGGATGTGAACACTTTGACAGCACTGACTGCCTCAAACAACACTGTCACAA CTTCTTCTTTAAGTGGGAACAAAGATTCCATTTATAGCCTGGCCATGAACCAACTGGGAACAATCATTGTATCTGGGTCCACTGAGAAG GTTCTAAGAGTGTGGGATCCAAGAACCTGTGCGAAACTCATGAAGCTGAAAGGACACACGGACAATGTGAAGGCCCTGCTGCTGCACAGGGACGGCACACAG TGCCTCTCTGGGAGTTCTGATGGGACGATTCGCCTGTGGTCCCTTGGCCAGCAGAGATGTATAGCAACATACCGAGTCCATGATGAGGGCGTTTGGGCCCTACAGGTCAATGATGCCTTCACACATGTCTATTCTGGGGGACGGGACAGGAAGATCTACTGCACAGACCTAAGGAACCCTGACATTCGGGTGCTGATTTGTGAAGAAAAAGCACCAGTTCTCAAG ATGGAACTTGACAGATCAGCAGATCCCCCTCCTGCAATCTGGGTTGCAACAACAAAGTCCACAGTAAATAAGTGG ACACTGAAGGGAATTCATAATTTCCGAGCCTCTGGTGATTATGACAATGATTGTACAAACCCCATAACGCCCCTCTGCACACAGCCGGACCAAGTTATTAAAG GGGGCGCTAGTATCATCCAGTGCCACATCCTAAATGATAAGCGACATATATTGACCAAAGATACGAATAACAATGTGGCCTACTGGGACGTGTTGAAG GCATGCAAAGTGGAAGATTTGGGCAAAGTGGACTTCGAAGATGAAATTAAGAAAAGATTTAAAATGGTGTATGTTCCAAATTGGTTCTCAGTAGACCTAAAAACAGGG atgCTGACCATTACTCTGGATGAAAGCGACTGCTTCGCTGCCTGGGTTTCTGCGAAAGATGCTGGCTTCAGCAGTCCCGATGGGTCAGACCCAAAAC TGAACTTAGGAGGACTTCTACTACAGGCCCTCCTGGAGTACTGGCCCAGAACACATGTGACTCCCATGGACGAGGAGGAGAATGAAGTGAACCATG TGAGTGGGGAACAGGAGAGCCGAGTCCAGAAAGGAAATGGCTATTTCCAGGTGCCCCCCCACACCCCCGTGATCTTTGGAGAAGCTGGAGGTCGCACACTTTTCAG GCTGCTCTGCCGGGACTCCGGGGGCGAGACCGAGGCAATGCTTCTCAATGAGACCGTGCCACAATGGGTGATCGACATCACTGTGGAT aaaaatatgCCCAAATTCAACAAAATTCCTTTCTACCTCCAACCTCATGCATCTTCAGGagcaaaaactttaaaaaa AGACAGACTGTCTGCCAGTGACATGCTGCAGGTCCGGAAGGTGATGGAACACGTCTACGAGAAGATTATCAACCTGGATAACGAGTCCCAAACCACCAGCTCTTCTAATAATGAAAAAccagagcaggagaaggaggaggacatTGCTGTGTTGGCAGAGGAGAAAATTGAGCTTCTGTGCCAGGACCAG GTTTTGGACCCCAATATGGACCTTCGGACAGTAAAGCACTTCATATGGAAGAGTGGTGGGGACCTCACCCTCCATTACCGTCAGAAGTCCACGTGA
- the Wdr48 gene encoding WD repeat-containing protein 48 isoform X1: MGLLPAHLPLLSAAFLRNSRDPAAEAARRPRVSYVIRDEVEKYNRNGVNALQLDPALNRLFTAGRDSIIRIWSVNQHKQDPYIASMEHHTDWVNDVVLCCNGKTLISASSDTTVKVWNAHKGFCMSTLRTHKDYVKALAYAKDKELVASAGLDRQIFLWDVNTLTALTASNNTVTTSSLSGNKDSIYSLAMNQLGTIIVSGSTEKVLRVWDPRTCAKLMKLKGHTDNVKALLLHRDGTQCLSGSSDGTIRLWSLGQQRCIATYRVHDEGVWALQVNDAFTHVYSGGRDRKIYCTDLRNPDIRVLICEEKAPVLKMELDRSADPPPAIWVATTKSTVNKWTLKGIHNFRASGDYDNDCTNPITPLCTQPDQVIKGGASIIQCHILNDKRHILTKDTNNNVAYWDVLKACKVEDLGKVDFEDEIKKRFKMVYVPNWFSVDLKTGMLTITLDESDCFAAWVSAKDAGFSSPDGSDPKLNLGGLLLQALLEYWPRTHVTPMDEEENEVNHVSGEQESRVQKGNGYFQVPPHTPVIFGEAGGRTLFRLLCRDSGGETEAMLLNETVPQWVIDITVDKNMPKFNKIPFYLQPHASSGAKTLKKDRLSASDMLQVRKVMEHVYEKIINLDNESQTTSSSNNEKPEQEKEEDIAVLAEEKIELLCQDQVLDPNMDLRTVKHFIWKSGGDLTLHYRQKST; encoded by the exons GTTTCCTATGTAATTCGAGATGAAGTGGAGAAGTACAATCGGAACGGAGTCAATGCCCTGCAACTGGACCCAGCACTCAACAGACTCTTCACAGCAGGTCGAGACTCCATCATAAGAATATGGAGTGTCAATCAGCACAAG CAAGATCCATACATAGCATCTATGGAGCACCACACAGACTGGGTGAACGATGTTGTACTCTGTTGCAATGGGAAAACAC TAATATCTGcttcttcagacacaacagtaaaaGTCTGGAATGCACATAAAGGGTTCTGCATGTCCACCCTCAGGACGCATAAG GACTATGTCAAGGCCTTGGCGTATGCCAAGGATAAAGAGCTGGTAGCATCGGCTGGGCTGGACAGACAGATATTCCTTTGGGATGTGAACACTTTGACAGCACTGACTGCCTCAAACAACACTGTCACAA CTTCTTCTTTAAGTGGGAACAAAGATTCCATTTATAGCCTGGCCATGAACCAACTGGGAACAATCATTGTATCTGGGTCCACTGAGAAG GTTCTAAGAGTGTGGGATCCAAGAACCTGTGCGAAACTCATGAAGCTGAAAGGACACACGGACAATGTGAAGGCCCTGCTGCTGCACAGGGACGGCACACAG TGCCTCTCTGGGAGTTCTGATGGGACGATTCGCCTGTGGTCCCTTGGCCAGCAGAGATGTATAGCAACATACCGAGTCCATGATGAGGGCGTTTGGGCCCTACAGGTCAATGATGCCTTCACACATGTCTATTCTGGGGGACGGGACAGGAAGATCTACTGCACAGACCTAAGGAACCCTGACATTCGGGTGCTGATTTGTGAAGAAAAAGCACCAGTTCTCAAG ATGGAACTTGACAGATCAGCAGATCCCCCTCCTGCAATCTGGGTTGCAACAACAAAGTCCACAGTAAATAAGTGG ACACTGAAGGGAATTCATAATTTCCGAGCCTCTGGTGATTATGACAATGATTGTACAAACCCCATAACGCCCCTCTGCACACAGCCGGACCAAGTTATTAAAG GGGGCGCTAGTATCATCCAGTGCCACATCCTAAATGATAAGCGACATATATTGACCAAAGATACGAATAACAATGTGGCCTACTGGGACGTGTTGAAG GCATGCAAAGTGGAAGATTTGGGCAAAGTGGACTTCGAAGATGAAATTAAGAAAAGATTTAAAATGGTGTATGTTCCAAATTGGTTCTCAGTAGACCTAAAAACAGGG atgCTGACCATTACTCTGGATGAAAGCGACTGCTTCGCTGCCTGGGTTTCTGCGAAAGATGCTGGCTTCAGCAGTCCCGATGGGTCAGACCCAAAAC TGAACTTAGGAGGACTTCTACTACAGGCCCTCCTGGAGTACTGGCCCAGAACACATGTGACTCCCATGGACGAGGAGGAGAATGAAGTGAACCATG TGAGTGGGGAACAGGAGAGCCGAGTCCAGAAAGGAAATGGCTATTTCCAGGTGCCCCCCCACACCCCCGTGATCTTTGGAGAAGCTGGAGGTCGCACACTTTTCAG GCTGCTCTGCCGGGACTCCGGGGGCGAGACCGAGGCAATGCTTCTCAATGAGACCGTGCCACAATGGGTGATCGACATCACTGTGGAT aaaaatatgCCCAAATTCAACAAAATTCCTTTCTACCTCCAACCTCATGCATCTTCAGGagcaaaaactttaaaaaa AGACAGACTGTCTGCCAGTGACATGCTGCAGGTCCGGAAGGTGATGGAACACGTCTACGAGAAGATTATCAACCTGGATAACGAGTCCCAAACCACCAGCTCTTCTAATAATGAAAAAccagagcaggagaaggaggaggacatTGCTGTGTTGGCAGAGGAGAAAATTGAGCTTCTGTGCCAGGACCAG GTTTTGGACCCCAATATGGACCTTCGGACAGTAAAGCACTTCATATGGAAGAGTGGTGGGGACCTCACCCTCCATTACCGTCAGAAGTCCACGTGA
- the Gorasp1 gene encoding Golgi reassembly-stacking protein 1, whose product MGLGASSEQPAGGEGFHLHGVQENSPAQQAGLEPYFDFIITIGHSRLNKENDTLKALLKANVEKPVKLEVFNMKTMRVREVEVVPSNMWGGQGLLGASVRFCSFRRASEHVWHVLDVEPSSPAALAGLRPYTDYIVGSDQILQESEDFFTLIESHEGKPLKLMVYNSESDSCREVTVTPNAAWGGEGSLGCGIGYGYLHRIPTQPSSQYKKPPSASSPGTPAKTPQPNAFPLGAPPPWPIPQDSSGPELGSRQSDYMEALPQVPGGFMEEQLPGPGSPGHGTADYGGCLHSMEIPLQPPPPVQRVMDPGFLDVSGMSLLDSSNTSVCPSLSSSSLLTPTAVSALGPEDIGSSSSSHERGGEATWSGSEFEISFPDSPGSQAQVDHLPRLTLPDGLTSAASPEEGLSAELLEAQTEEPADTASLDCMAETEGPAGQVQAAPDPEPGL is encoded by the exons ATGGGGCTAGGGGCAAGCAGCGAGCAGCCGGCGGGCGGCGAGGGCTTCCATCTGCACGGG GTACAAGAGAACTCGCCAGCCCAGCAGGCGGGCCTGGAGCCCTACTTTGACTTCATCATCACCATCGGGCACTCAAGGCTG AACAAGGAGAATGACACGCTGAAGGCACTGCTGAAGGCTAATGTGGAGAAGCCGGTGAAGCTGGAGGTGTTCAACATGAAGACCATGAGGGTGCGAGAGGTGGAGGTGGTGCCCAGCAACATGTGGGGCGGCCAGGGCCTGCTGGGAGCTAGCGTGCGCTTCTGCAGCTTCCGCAGGGCCAGCGAGCACGTGTGGCATGTGCTG GATGTGGAGCCCTCTTCACCCGCTGCCTTGGCCGGCCTGCGCCCTTACACAGACTACATTGTTGGCTCTGACCAGATCCTCCAGGAG TCGGAAGACTTCTTCACTCTCATTGAGTCCCATGAGGGAAAGCCCCTGAAGCTGATGGTTTATAACTCTGAATCCGACTCCTGCCGGGAGGTGACTGTGACCCCCAATGCAGCCTGGGGTGGAGAGGGCAG TCTGGGGTGTGGTATTGGTTACGGGTACCTGCACCGGATCCCAACGCAGCCCTCCAGCCAGTACAAGAAGCCACCCAGTGCCTCATCACCTGGCACTCCAGCTAAGACCCCACAACCTAATGCCTTTCCTCTTGGTGCCCCACCACCTTGGCCCATCCCTCAGGACTCTTCTGGCCCAGAGCTGGGTTCCAGGCAGAGTGACTACATGGAG GCCTTACCACAGGTCCCTGGTGGCTTTATGGAGGAGCAGCTCCCTGGGCCTGGGAGTCCTGGCCATGGCACTGCTGACTATGGGGGATGCCTACATTCCATGGAGATCCCGCTTCAGCCTCCACCTCCAGTCCAGCGGGTCATGGACCCAG GCTTCCTGGATGTGTCAGGCATGTCCCTCCTGGACAGCAGCAATACAAGTGTGTGCCCCAGCTTGTCATCTTCCTCATTGCTGACCCCTACAGCTGTTTCAGCCTTAGGACCAGAGGACATTGGTTCCAGCAGCAGTTCTCATGAGCGGGGTG GTGAGGCCACGTGGTCAGGGTCAGAGTTCGAGATCTCCTTCCCCGACAGTCCAGGCTCCCAGGCCCAGGTGGACCACCTGCCCCGGCTGACTCTCCCTGATGGCCTCACGTCTGCAGCTTCACCAGAAGAAGGGCTGTCTGCAGAACTGCTGGAAGCACAGACCGAGGAACCAGCAGACACAGCCAGCCTGGATTGCATGGCAGAGACTGAGGGGCCAGCCGGCCAAGTCCAGGCTGCCCCAGATCCAGAGCCTGGGTTGTGA